Part of the Arthrobacter globiformis genome is shown below.
GTGGAGAACGGCCTTGGGGACCGGGTAGCAATCTACTTCGAGGGCGAGCCGGGCGATTCCCGCTCCTACACCTACGCGGAACTGACCGAGGAAGTGAAGAAGGCCGCGAACGCCTTCGAGTCCCTCGGCGTGGCCAAGGGCGACCGGGTGGCCGTCTACCTGCCGATGATCCCCGAAGCTGTCATCACGCTGCTGGCCTGTGCCCGGATCGGTGCGGTGCACTCGGTGGTGTTCGGCGGGTTCTCCGCCGACGCGCTCCGGTCCCGGATCGAGGACGCCGAGGCAAAGCTCGTGGTCACCGCGGACGGCACCTACCGGCGCGGCAAGCCCAGCGCCCTGAAAACCGCAGTCGACGCCGCCCTCGAGCAGGAGGGGCACACCGTCCGGAACGTCGTGGTGGTCAAGCGCAACGGCCAGGACGTCGACTGGCACGAGGGCCGGGACCACTGGTGGGAGGACACCGTCGGGGCAGCGTCGGCCGAGCACACCGCCGTCGGGCACGACTCCGAGCACCCGCTGTTCATCCTCTACACCTCCGGCACCACCGGCAAGCCCAAAGGCATCCTCCACACCACCGGCGGCTACCTCACCCAGACCGCCTACACCCACAAGACGGTCTTCGACCTGCACCCCGAAACGGACGTGTACTGGTGCACGGCCGACGTCGGATGGGTCACCGGCCACTCGTACGTCGCCTACGCGCCGCTCATCAACGGCGCCACCCAGGTCATGTACGAAGGCACCCCGGACTCCCCGCACCAGGGCCGCTGGTGGGAGATCGTGGAAAAGTACAAGGTCTCCATCCTCTACACCGCCCCCACCGCCATCCGCACGTTCATGAAGTGGGGCCGGGACATCCCGGACAAGTACGACCTCTCCTCCATCCGGGTCCTGGGCTCCGTGGGCGAACCCATCAACCCGGAGGCCTGGATGTGGTACCGCGACGTCATCGGGGGCAACAAGGCCCCCATCGTGGACACCTGGTGGCAGACCGAAACCGGTGCCCAGATGATCGCCCCGCTGCCCGGCGTGACCGCCACCAAGCCCGGCTCCGCCCAGGTGCCGCTGCCGGGCATCGCCGTGGACGTCGTGGACGAGAACGGCGCCTCGGTGCCCGACGGGCACGGCGGCTTCCTGGTGATCCGCGAACCCTGGCCGGCCATGCTGCGCGGCATCTGGGGCGACCCGGAACGGTTCAAGGACACCTATTGGTCCCGCTTCGAAACCATGTACTTCGCCGGCGACGGCGCCAAGAAGGACGAGGACGGCGACATCTGGCTCCTGGGCCGCGTGGACGACGTCATGAACGTCTCCGGGCACCGCCTCTCCACCACCGAAATCGAATCCGCGCTGGTGAGCCACCCCGCGGTGGCGGAGGCCGCCGTCGTGGGTGCCACCGACGAAACCACCGGGCAGGCGGTGGTGGCGTTTGTCATCCTCCGCGGCGACGCCGTTGACTCCGGCGACGAGACCGTCCAGGACCTCCGCAACCATGTCGGCAAGGAAATCGGCCCGATCGCCAAACCCAAGACCATCCTCGTGGTGCCCGAACTGCCCAAGACCCGCTCCGGCAAAATCATGCGCCGCCTCCTCAAGGACGTCGCCGAAGGACGCGACGTCGGAGACGCCACCACGCTCGCCGATAACACCGTCATGCAGCAGATCGCCGCCTCGCTGAAGAAGTAGCGGGGCCAAACAGGGCCCGTCCGGAGCGCCGGACGGGCCCTGCGTTTTGCTGTCCTACGGTGCCACGCCGCCGGAAAACCGCGTGTTGTTTTTCGATCTTTCCTGTTCCCTTTTGCGAGGTTATAGTCAGTAATATGTGACAGATGTCACATGACTCCATTCCCCGGGAGAGATCATGGCAACACATCCGGAAGCGTCCACCAGCGCCGGGCCAGCCCGGCGGACCTTCCTCAAAACTATTGGCGTGAGTGCCGCCGGCCTGGGCGGCGTGCCACTGCTGGCGGCGTGCAC
Proteins encoded:
- the acs gene encoding acetate--CoA ligase; this translates as MSQDTPGSTATAATPSQQGDALENLLHENRKFAPSEEFAANAVVGAEVYAEAAADRPAFWAKQARELLTWNKDFTEALDWSNPPFAKWFVGGEVNAAYNALDRHVENGLGDRVAIYFEGEPGDSRSYTYAELTEEVKKAANAFESLGVAKGDRVAVYLPMIPEAVITLLACARIGAVHSVVFGGFSADALRSRIEDAEAKLVVTADGTYRRGKPSALKTAVDAALEQEGHTVRNVVVVKRNGQDVDWHEGRDHWWEDTVGAASAEHTAVGHDSEHPLFILYTSGTTGKPKGILHTTGGYLTQTAYTHKTVFDLHPETDVYWCTADVGWVTGHSYVAYAPLINGATQVMYEGTPDSPHQGRWWEIVEKYKVSILYTAPTAIRTFMKWGRDIPDKYDLSSIRVLGSVGEPINPEAWMWYRDVIGGNKAPIVDTWWQTETGAQMIAPLPGVTATKPGSAQVPLPGIAVDVVDENGASVPDGHGGFLVIREPWPAMLRGIWGDPERFKDTYWSRFETMYFAGDGAKKDEDGDIWLLGRVDDVMNVSGHRLSTTEIESALVSHPAVAEAAVVGATDETTGQAVVAFVILRGDAVDSGDETVQDLRNHVGKEIGPIAKPKTILVVPELPKTRSGKIMRRLLKDVAEGRDVGDATTLADNTVMQQIAASLKK